In Botrytis cinerea B05.10 chromosome 6, complete sequence, the following proteins share a genomic window:
- the Bclys12 gene encoding Bclys12, producing MASRTLRIGLIPGDGIGKEVIPAGRRILEALPASLKLKFEFVDLKAGFQTFEETGAALPDKTVEILKTECDGALFGAVSSPSKAVKGYSSPIVALRKRLDLYANVRPVKSVMTAANPIDMVIVRENTEDLYVKEERTYDAVDGSGKVAEAIKRISERASSRIATMAGDIALRRQKLRDSGVASIHKSPLVTITHKSNVLSQTDGLFRSTAREALALSKFSSVGVEEQIVDSMVYKLFRQPETYDVIVAPNLYGDILSDGAAALVGSLGLVPSANVGEGFAIGEPCHGSAPDIMGQNIANPIATLRSVALMLEFLEEEAAAAKIYAAVDGNLEEGKLLSPDLGGKATTTEVVEDILRRL from the exons ATGGCTTCCAGAACTTTGAGGATAG GTCTCATTCCTGGTGATGGAATTGGCAAAGAAGTTATCCCagcaggaagaagaattctcGAAGCTTTACCAGCTTCcctcaaattgaaatttgagtTTGTTGACTTGAAAGCCGGATTTCAAACCTTCGAAGAAACCGGAGCTGCTCTGCCAGATAAGACGGTCGAAATTCTCAAGACTGAATGCGATGGAGCTTTGTTTGGTGCAGTCAGTTCTCCTTCCAAAGCTGTCAAGGGCTATTCCTCCCCAATCGTCGCACTCCGCAAGCGTCTCGACCTTTACGCAAATGTTAGACCCGTCAAAAGCGTCATGACAGCTGCCAACCCAATTGATATGGTCATTGTGAGAGAGAATACCGAGGATCTTTATGTCAAGGAAGAGAGAACATATGATGCTGTTGATGGAAGTGGAAAGGTCGCGGAAGCAATCAAGAGAATTTCCGAGAGAGCTTCATCCAGAATTGCTACAATGGCAGGAGACATCGCATTGCGCAGACAGAAGCTTAGAGACAGTGGAGTTGCAAGCATCCACAAGTCACCATTGGTCACCATTACGCACAAATCGAACGTTTTGAGTCAAACGGATGGTCTTTTCCGATCCACTGCCAGAGAGGCATTGGccctctcaaaattctcgagCGTTGGTGTAGAGGAGCAGATCGTCGATTCTATGGTTTACAAATTGTTCCGTCAACCCGAGACCTACGACGTCATCGTGGCACCAAATCTCTATGGAGATATCCTGTCTGATGGAGCTGCCGCTCTTGTTGGCTCCTTGGGTCTCGTTCCAAGTGCCAATGTTGGTGAAGGATTTGCTATTGGTGAGCCATGCCATGGTAGTGCTCCTGATATCATGGGTCAAAACATTGCAAACCCAATTGCAACTTTGCGAAGTGTTGCTCTTATGTTGGAGTTCCTTGAGGAGGAGGCCGCTGCCGCTAAGATCTATGCTGCTGTTGACGGCAATTTGGAGGAAGGCAAGTTGCTAAGCCCTGACCTTGGTGGCAAAGCTACGACAACAGAGGTTGTTGAGGACATTCTTAGACGCTTGTAA
- the Bcnog2 gene encoding Bcnog2 — protein MGTGKKEATRKVKQGKVGDGMANVKTKGENFYRTAKQAKTLNMFNEGKARHNAAGKVTQAATFQSRETKPARIEPNRKWFTNSRVIGQDALTSFREAMAERASDPYSVLLKTNKLPMSLIRDGQGKNGLKQHQAKMAVEASPFSDTFGPKAQRKRVKLGVSSLEDLADDSVKSHDTYLDRLEQAKLLSGTSNDPEAVGEAAAIDDGHITSAREAIFSKGQSKRIWNELYKVIDSSDVVIHVLDARDPLGTRCRTVEKYIKDEAPHKHLIFVLNKCDLVPTGVAAAWVRSLSKDYPTLAFHASITNSFGKGSLIQLLRQFSSLHADRKQISVGFIGYPNTGKSSIINTLRKKKVCTVAPIPGETKVWQYITLMKRIYLIDCPGVVPPSTTDTPQDILLRGVVRVENVEHPEQYIPAVLSKTKPQHIERTYALKGYKNHIEFLELLARKGGRLLHGGEPDVDGVAKMVLNDFLRGKIPWFTPPPKLEGPEETGVEGREGRLGEMPRKRKRDEAGELVADTSVGEIASVAEADKGDDSFEGFDSDEEEGGVAIDDIADAETIDKAFGIESDEESEAGDADEPAGEENDAEAVNEQLRKQLSKDSNPPRRKQPSRKKAQKT, from the exons ATGGGTACCGGTAAGAAAGAAGCGACCAGAAAGGTCAAGCAAGGGAAAGTAGGAGATGGCATGGCCAACGTTAAGACCAAGGGCGAGAATTTCTATCG CACAGCGAAGCAAGCCAAGACCTTGAATATGTTTAATGAAGGCAAAGCTCGTCACAATGCCGCAGGAAAAGTTACTCAAGCCGCTACCTTCCAAAGTAGAGAAACAAAACCCGCACGAATTGAACCCAACAGAAAATGGTTTACAAACTCGAGAGTCATTGGTCAAGATGCCTTGACCTCTTTCCGAGAAGCCATGGCTGAACGCGCGAGTGATCCTTACTCGGTATTGCTAAAGACTAATAAATTGCCAATGTCACTGATCCGAGACGGACAAGGGAAGAACGGACTGAAGCAGCATCAAGCCAAGATGGCAGTCGAGGCGTCTCCATTCAGTGATACCTTCGGTCCCAAAGCACAAAGAAAGAGAGTAAAGCTCGGTGTCAGTTCATTGGAGGATCTTGCCGACGATAGTGTCAAAAGCCACGATACATATCTGGATCGACTCGAACAAGCAAAGCTTCTGAGTGGAACTTCAAACGATCCCGAAGCTGTTGGTGAAGCTGCTGCAATTGATGATGGACACATCACCAGTGCTCGAGAGGCGATTTTCAGCAAGGGTCAAAGCAAACGCATATGGAATGAGCTCTACAAAGTTATTGATTCTTCAGATGTTGTCATACACGTTTTAGATGCTAGAGACCCTCTGGGAACTCGTTGTCGGACTGTGGAAAAGTACATCAAGGACGAAGCACCGCATAAgcatttgatttttgtaCTAAACAAGTGCGATCTTGTACCCACCGGAGTTGCT GCCGCTTGGGTGCGATCACTCTCCAAAGATTATCCAACTCTTGCATTCCATGCCTCAATAACAAATTCCTTCGGAAAAGGATCCCTTATCCAACTCCTCCGCCAATTCTCTTCCCTACATGCCGATCGCAAACAAATATCAGTTGGCTTTATTGGATACCCAAACACTGgcaaatcatcaatcattaaCACGttaagaaagaagaaggtcTGCACAGTTGCTCCAATACCGGGTGAAACAAAAGTTTGGCAGTACATCACTCTTATGAAACGCATTTATCTCATTGATTGTCCTGGAGTAGTTCCTCCTAGTACTACCGATACACCCCAAGATATTCTACTACGAGGTGTAGTCAGAGTTGAGAACGTTGAACACCCAGAACAATATATTCCTGCAGTTTTGAGTAAAACTAAACCACAACACATTGAAAGAACATATGCTCTTAAGGGTTACAAAAAccatattgaattcttaGAGCTTCTTGCACGAAAGGGGGGAAGACTGTTACATGGAGGTGAGCCTGATGTTGATGGCGTAGCCAAAATGGTCCTCAATGACTTCTTGAGGGGTAAAATTCCATGGTTTACTCCGCCTCCAAAACTCGAAGGCCCAGAAGAAACTGGAGTTGAAGGACGAGAAGGTAGATTGGGCGAAATGCCACGGAAGAGAAAGCGTGACGAAGCTGGAGAATTGGTAGCTGACACATCTGTTGGAGAGATCGCCTCGGTGGCCGAAGCCGACAAAGGAGATGATTC ATTTGAAGGCTTTGATagcgatgaagaagaaggcggTGTCGCGATAGATGATATCGCTGATGCTGAAACTATCGACAAGGCTTTTGGCATAGAGTCTGACGAGGAAAGCGAAGCTGGTGATGCTGACGAACCCGCCGGGGAAGAAAATGACGCTGAAGCTGTCAATGAGCAACTTCGCAAACAACTTTCAAAAGACTCAAATCCCCCGAGGCGGAAACAGCCATCTAGGAAGAAAGCCCAAAAGACTTGA